A section of the Campylobacter lanienae NCTC 13004 genome encodes:
- the thyX gene encoding FAD-dependent thymidylate synthase: MEVKLLNYTPLWICSNAIRTCWQSFDKGDNGGEIDLALIDRVGNQLKHASTLEHLFYNFYIKGISRACLQELARHRIASLSVKSTRYTLKELKNESEFKPNDFDNASRYIVLTGNEFVDNASINALENLRQILNQNTSLDIAKYCLPESYKTELSWSINARSLQNFLSLRSSKSALWEIRNLANAIYNALPNEHKFIFAECVYKD, encoded by the coding sequence ATGGAAGTAAAATTACTAAATTACACACCGCTTTGGATATGCTCAAATGCTATTCGCACTTGCTGGCAGAGCTTTGATAAAGGCGATAATGGCGGCGAAATAGATCTAGCTTTAATCGATAGAGTAGGCAATCAACTCAAACACGCAAGCACGCTAGAGCATCTATTTTATAACTTTTATATAAAAGGCATTAGCAGAGCTTGCCTCCAAGAGTTAGCTCGCCACCGCATAGCTAGCCTAAGCGTCAAATCCACTAGATACACCCTAAAAGAGCTAAAAAACGAAAGCGAATTTAAGCCTAATGACTTTGATAACGCAAGTAGATATATAGTGCTAACTGGCAATGAATTTGTAGATAACGCAAGCATAAACGCACTTGAGAATTTGCGCCAAATTCTAAACCAAAACACAAGCTTAGATATAGCCAAATACTGCCTTCCAGAGAGCTATAAAACAGAATTAAGCTGGAGTATAAATGCTAGAAGCTTACAAAATTTCTTAAGCCTTAGAAGCTCGAAATCCGCCTTATGGGAGATAAGAAATCTAGCAAATGCAATATATAATGCACTCCCTAATGAGCATAAATTTATCTTTGCTGAGTGTGTATATAAAGATTAA
- a CDS encoding multidrug effflux MFS transporter: protein MRSTTKIHGFAKFKLIIILAFMSSIAPLSTDMYLPALSHVQSSFLASEFLTQLSLASFFIAFALGQLIYGPLSDTFGRKTPLIIGILIFIASSLGCVLVDNIYIFITLRFFEALGGCAGVVIARAIVNDSFDIKDAAGVYALMMVFSSLAPMLSPTFGGILLSYFSWQSIFAVLFMLGILLLGFIIFGLKETQPVRTKFSHQATIASYKFVLKEQIFILYSLLGAFASAVLFAYITGSSFVFMGHFGLNGTQYGLLFGINALGFVLFANINARLTRNFDCQNLLKFALFIMLGALVVVSIGALLGLGFWIFEAGIFVAISMLGFILPNATTLAMARFTDHSGTASAVLGTMQFGLAGVIAFGVGALGANTPLFLALVMLVPCTLAVILRFKTI, encoded by the coding sequence ATGCGAAGCACTACAAAGATCCATGGATTTGCTAAATTTAAATTAATCATTATTTTAGCCTTTATGTCTAGCATTGCACCGCTATCTACAGATATGTATCTACCAGCGCTATCGCATGTTCAAAGTAGCTTTTTAGCTAGTGAGTTTCTTACTCAGCTTAGTCTTGCTAGTTTTTTTATAGCATTTGCTTTAGGGCAGCTTATTTATGGTCCTTTAAGTGATACATTTGGGCGTAAGACTCCCTTGATAATTGGAATTTTGATATTTATTGCTTCAAGTCTTGGGTGTGTGCTAGTGGATAATATCTATATTTTTATTACTTTGCGATTTTTTGAAGCGCTTGGCGGTTGTGCTGGCGTGGTGATTGCTAGGGCTATTGTCAATGATAGTTTTGATATCAAAGATGCTGCTGGAGTGTATGCTTTGATGATGGTATTTTCATCACTTGCGCCTATGTTATCGCCGACATTTGGCGGGATTTTGCTTAGCTATTTTTCGTGGCAAAGTATTTTTGCGGTTCTTTTTATGTTAGGGATTTTGCTACTTGGGTTTATTATTTTTGGGCTTAAAGAGACTCAGCCAGTACGAACTAAATTTTCTCATCAAGCTACTATTGCTAGTTATAAATTTGTCCTAAAAGAGCAGATATTTATACTTTATAGTCTGCTTGGCGCATTTGCTTCGGCGGTACTTTTTGCCTATATTACTGGTTCATCTTTTGTATTTATGGGGCATTTTGGCCTTAATGGGACGCAGTATGGACTTCTTTTTGGTATTAATGCACTTGGATTTGTACTATTTGCTAATATTAATGCTAGGCTTACTAGAAATTTTGATTGTCAAAATTTGCTTAAATTCGCCCTATTTATAATGCTTGGAGCGCTTGTAGTAGTAAGCATTGGAGCGCTTTTAGGGCTTGGATTTTGGATTTTTGAGGCTGGAATTTTTGTAGCTATTAGTATGCTTGGATTTATTTTGCCAAATGCTACAACATTAGCAATGGCAAGATTTACAGACCACTCTGGTACCGCCTCAGCTGTGCTTGGGACTATGCAGTTTGGATTAGCTGGGGTAATTGCTTTTGGGGTTGGAGCGCTTGGGGCAAATACTCCGCTATTTCTAGCTCTAGTAATGTTAGTACCGTGTACTTTAGCAGTTATTTTACGCTTTAAAACAATATAG
- the typA gene encoding translational GTPase TypA, whose translation MENIRNIAVIAHVDHGKTTMVDELLKQSGTFSDHQTVGERVMDSNDIERERGITILSKNTSIRYKEYKINIIDTPGHADFGGEVERVLKMVDGVLLLVDAQEGVMPQTKFVVKKALSLGLRPIVVINKIDKPAADPDRVINEIFDLFVALDANDEQLEFPIVYAAAKNGYAKHKLEDENTDMEPLFEAIINHVPAPSGKDENPLQLQVFTLDYDNYVGKIGIARIFNGKISKNQSVMLAKADGSKTTGRISKLIGFLGLERIDIESANSGDIVAIAGFDALDVGDSVVDPNNPMPLDPLHIEEPTLSVVFSVNDSPLAGTEGKFVTSNKLDERLESEMKTNIAMKYENIGEGKFKVSGRGELQITILAENMRREGFEFCLGRPEVIIKEIDGVKCEPYELLVIDAPDDCTGAVIEKLGKRKAEMVSMNPTGDGQTRIEFEIPARGLIGFRSQFLTDTKGEGVMNHSFLEFRPLSGSVEHRSNGALVSMENGVALAYSLFNLQDRGVLFCDPQTKVYIGMIIGEHSRPNDLDVNPIKGKNLTNVRASGSDDAIKLVPPRKLSLERALEWIEEDELVEVTPINIRVRKRYLDPTLRKRMAKK comes from the coding sequence TTGGAAAATATCAGAAATATAGCAGTCATCGCACATGTTGATCACGGCAAAACCACAATGGTAGATGAGCTACTTAAACAATCAGGCACCTTTAGCGACCATCAAACAGTAGGCGAAAGAGTAATGGATAGCAACGATATCGAGCGTGAGCGTGGAATTACCATCCTTAGCAAAAATACATCAATTCGCTATAAAGAGTATAAAATCAACATAATTGACACTCCAGGCCACGCCGATTTCGGTGGCGAGGTTGAGCGTGTTTTGAAGATGGTAGATGGGGTTTTGCTCCTTGTAGATGCGCAAGAAGGGGTAATGCCACAAACCAAATTTGTCGTTAAAAAAGCTCTTAGTCTAGGCCTTCGCCCGATAGTTGTAATAAACAAAATAGACAAACCAGCCGCCGATCCAGATAGGGTTATAAATGAAATTTTCGATCTATTTGTCGCACTTGATGCCAATGATGAACAACTAGAGTTTCCAATAGTCTATGCCGCAGCTAAAAATGGCTACGCAAAACATAAATTAGAAGATGAAAATACCGATATGGAGCCACTATTTGAGGCTATTATAAATCATGTCCCCGCCCCAAGTGGTAAAGATGAAAATCCACTTCAACTTCAAGTTTTCACCCTTGATTATGATAATTATGTAGGCAAAATCGGTATTGCGAGAATTTTCAATGGTAAAATTAGTAAAAACCAAAGCGTAATGCTAGCCAAAGCCGATGGCAGCAAAACCACAGGCAGAATCAGCAAATTAATCGGATTTTTAGGCCTTGAAAGAATCGATATAGAGAGTGCAAATAGCGGTGATATCGTAGCTATTGCTGGTTTTGATGCTTTGGATGTAGGCGATAGCGTAGTCGATCCAAACAACCCTATGCCGCTCGACCCGCTCCATATAGAAGAGCCAACTTTAAGCGTTGTATTTAGCGTAAATGACTCTCCGCTTGCTGGAACTGAGGGTAAATTTGTAACTTCAAATAAGCTTGATGAGCGTTTAGAGAGCGAGATGAAGACAAATATCGCTATGAAATATGAAAACATCGGCGAAGGTAAATTCAAAGTAAGTGGCCGTGGAGAGCTACAAATCACAATTTTGGCTGAAAATATGCGTAGAGAGGGCTTTGAGTTCTGTCTTGGTAGGCCTGAAGTAATTATAAAAGAGATTGATGGGGTTAAATGTGAGCCTTATGAACTTTTAGTAATAGATGCACCTGATGATTGTACTGGCGCCGTGATAGAAAAACTTGGCAAAAGAAAAGCCGAAATGGTAAGTATGAATCCAACTGGCGATGGGCAAACTAGAATTGAATTTGAAATCCCAGCTCGTGGGCTTATCGGCTTTAGAAGTCAGTTTTTAACTGATACCAAAGGCGAAGGCGTGATGAATCATAGCTTTTTGGAGTTTCGCCCACTAAGTGGTTCAGTAGAACACAGAAGTAACGGCGCTTTAGTGAGCATGGAAAATGGCGTGGCTCTAGCCTATTCTTTATTTAATCTCCAAGATCGTGGGGTGCTATTTTGCGATCCGCAAACTAAGGTTTATATCGGTATGATAATAGGTGAGCATAGCAGACCAAACGACCTTGATGTCAATCCTATAAAAGGCAAAAATTTAACAAATGTTAGAGCTAGTGGAAGCGATGATGCTATCAAGCTAGTCCCACCACGCAAACTAAGCTTAGAGCGTGCTTTAGAATGGATCGAAGAAGATGAATTAGTAGAAGTTACACCTATAAATATAAGAGTAAGAAAACGCTATCTAGACCCAACTCTTCGCAAAAGAATGGCGAAAAAATAG
- a CDS encoding acyl-CoA thioesterase, translating into MMEFRYKIRVEFYDVDSMDVVWHGNYIKYFEAARCAFLREIGYDYANFRDDGFALPVVKLDIKYIKPLFFGDEAEILVRLKDATTMLKLEYQVLKDGEILNIANSTQVCVDIQKRLSMYELPSGFYRALKAKYEN; encoded by the coding sequence ATGATGGAGTTTAGATATAAAATTAGGGTTGAATTTTATGATGTTGATAGCATGGATGTGGTCTGGCATGGTAACTATATCAAATATTTTGAAGCGGCTAGGTGTGCGTTTTTAAGGGAGATTGGCTATGATTATGCTAATTTTAGAGATGATGGCTTTGCCTTGCCTGTAGTAAAGCTAGATATTAAATATATTAAACCACTATTTTTTGGCGATGAGGCTGAAATTCTAGTTAGATTAAAAGATGCTACAACCATGCTAAAACTAGAGTATCAGGTGCTAAAAGATGGTGAAATCTTAAATATCGCAAACTCCACTCAAGTCTGCGTAGATATCCAAAAACGCCTTAGTATGTATGAATTGCCAAGCGGGTTTTATAGGGCTTTAAAGGCAAAATATGAAAATTAA
- a CDS encoding LolA family protein has translation MKIKILLLIAQMAFCFDIYEFKNIIKSDVSGDFNQTKNITGFKKAILSSGEFSIKNNEFIMTTLTPIFSSIKVDKNGVFLMRNGSWQKEDKSADIKLLLDIINLNIDALKAEFDINLVGTKESWKLNLTPKGYLISKIFKNIEISGSNYVKKIVLREINGDETINEFSIK, from the coding sequence ATGAAAATTAAAATTTTATTATTAATAGCTCAAATGGCATTTTGCTTTGATATTTATGAGTTTAAAAATATAATTAAAAGCGATGTTAGCGGGGATTTTAACCAAACCAAAAATATCACCGGATTTAAAAAGGCTATTTTAAGTAGCGGTGAGTTTAGTATCAAAAATAACGAATTTATTATGACTACTTTAACGCCGATTTTTAGTAGCATTAAGGTGGATAAAAATGGCGTTTTTTTGATGAGAAATGGTAGCTGGCAAAAAGAGGATAAGAGTGCTGATATCAAACTTTTATTGGATATTATAAATTTAAATATAGATGCGTTAAAAGCGGAATTTGATATAAATTTAGTTGGGACAAAAGAGAGCTGGAAGCTTAATTTAACGCCAAAAGGATATCTGATATCAAAAATCTTTAAAAATATCGAAATTTCTGGCTCAAACTATGTCAAAAAGATAGTTTTGAGAGAAATCAATGGCGATGAAACAATAAATGAATTTAGCATAAAATGA
- a CDS encoding glycosyltransferase family 2 protein — protein sequence MYKLAFLIPHFNHSKNLARLVEILSKFGAEILIIDDGSSKEHKEILKDLKAKIIYRKTNGGKGAAMKDGFKYLIENGFTHALQIDADMQHDLLYLRDFITLSQDHPKALICANPIYGKDAPKARLYGRKITNFWVYINTLGADLKDAMCGLRIYPLDSTNQILPKLKAYKMDFDIEILYLFFKLGVEILWFDVLVRYDKDGVSHFRAFRDNLLISKIHAKHFFALPKFIFKRLLDG from the coding sequence ATGTATAAATTAGCATTTTTGATACCGCATTTTAATCATAGTAAAAATTTAGCAAGATTAGTTGAGATATTAAGCAAATTTGGGGCTGAAATTTTAATCATTGATGATGGTTCAAGTAAAGAGCATAAAGAGATTTTAAAGGATTTAAAAGCAAAAATAATATATAGAAAAACCAATGGCGGCAAGGGTGCGGCTATGAAAGATGGCTTTAAATATTTAATAGAAAATGGCTTTACTCACGCACTTCAAATAGACGCCGATATGCAGCACGATCTTTTATATTTGAGAGACTTTATAACCCTTAGTCAAGATCATCCAAAAGCGCTAATTTGCGCTAATCCAATCTATGGCAAAGACGCCCCAAAAGCAAGGCTTTATGGCAGAAAAATTACAAATTTTTGGGTTTATATAAACACTCTTGGCGCAGATCTTAAAGATGCTATGTGCGGTCTTCGTATCTATCCATTAGATTCTACAAACCAAATTCTCCCCAAGCTCAAAGCCTATAAAATGGATTTTGATATAGAGATTTTATATCTGTTTTTTAAATTAGGCGTTGAAATTTTATGGTTTGATGTGTTAGTTAGGTATGATAAGGATGGAGTATCGCATTTTAGGGCATTTAGAGATAATCTTTTGATTAGCAAAATTCACGCAAAGCACTTTTTTGCCTTGCCAAAATTTATATTTAAAAGGCTATTAGATGGCTAA
- a CDS encoding nitroreductase family protein: MKKIMQERFSCREFNSKKIDNSIIDEILDLSRLSPSSCGLEPWKFMVVSKENDLKELGQICNNQAQVSECSHAIIIIARNDLKSGCDFIRTQVDRKPRTPERLQKALDHFADRFNPQTDEELMHYASLQCYIASANMVNIAQSLGVKSCIVAGFDPQKLDDFVNLGEHFRPVLVIALGYSDELAPTKIRQSKDQVVIYK; the protein is encoded by the coding sequence ATGAAAAAAATAATGCAAGAGCGCTTTTCATGTAGAGAATTCAACTCCAAAAAAATAGATAATTCTATAATTGATGAGATATTAGACCTAAGTAGATTAAGCCCTAGCTCATGTGGATTAGAGCCTTGGAAATTTATGGTAGTAAGCAAAGAAAACGATCTAAAAGAGTTAGGTCAAATTTGTAATAACCAAGCCCAAGTAAGTGAATGTAGCCACGCTATAATCATCATCGCACGCAACGACCTAAAAAGCGGTTGCGACTTCATAAGAACTCAAGTAGATCGCAAACCACGCACACCTGAAAGATTACAAAAAGCTCTTGATCACTTCGCAGATAGATTCAATCCACAAACCGATGAAGAGCTAATGCATTACGCCTCACTCCAATGCTACATAGCAAGTGCCAATATGGTAAATATCGCTCAAAGCCTAGGGGTAAAAAGTTGTATTGTGGCTGGTTTTGATCCGCAAAAATTAGATGATTTTGTAAATTTAGGTGAGCATTTCAGACCTGTTCTTGTGATAGCCTTGGGTTATAGTGATGAGTTAGCACCGACTAAAATACGCCAAAGCAAAGATCAAGTCGTGATCTATAAATAG
- a CDS encoding flagellar basal body rod modification protein, translating to MATSVNSTPQFTTDIWAANEAKQKADSVSGGVNPNSQLDKDAFLKLLLVELQYQDPTEPMDSAKMLEQTSQLATVEMQEKTNQVMTQLSQQMQSSAALNAMSALGKMANLTNSVAKDTTSSSVDFSLYFPLDAKSGTIEIYDSVGNVVRNVSISDIKAGVNKFTWDGKNNNGDPTLPGEYLIKAKYLDTSGASRETLLGQYPVEAVKFDNGVAYIKVAGEYVAMDSVLEFTEPVTYSSNQNNSSNNSSSGSSNENEENIS from the coding sequence ATGGCAACATCTGTAAATTCAACACCACAATTTACTACTGATATATGGGCGGCTAATGAAGCCAAGCAAAAAGCCGATAGCGTATCAGGTGGAGTAAATCCAAATTCGCAATTAGACAAAGATGCCTTTTTAAAACTTCTTTTAGTAGAGCTTCAATACCAAGACCCAACTGAACCTATGGATAGCGCTAAGATGCTTGAGCAAACTAGCCAGCTAGCCACAGTTGAGATGCAAGAAAAGACCAATCAAGTAATGACTCAGCTAAGCCAGCAGATGCAATCAAGCGCTGCGTTAAATGCTATGAGCGCTCTAGGCAAGATGGCTAATTTAACTAACTCTGTGGCTAAAGATACCACTTCATCTTCGGTTGATTTTAGCCTATATTTCCCACTAGATGCTAAGAGTGGAACGATAGAGATATATGATTCTGTAGGCAATGTCGTGCGTAATGTCAGTATCAGCGATATCAAAGCTGGAGTTAATAAATTTACTTGGGATGGCAAAAACAATAACGGCGACCCAACCTTGCCAGGCGAATATCTCATAAAAGCAAAATATCTAGATACTAGTGGCGCATCTAGGGAGACCTTGCTAGGTCAATATCCTGTTGAAGCTGTGAAATTTGACAATGGTGTAGCCTATATCAAAGTGGCCGGCGAGTATGTAGCTATGGATAGTGTGCTTGAATTTACTGAACCAGTTACTTATAGCTCAAATCAAAATAATAGCTCAAATAACAGCTCATCAGGCTCTAGCAATGAAAATGAGGAAAATATATCATGA
- a CDS encoding flagellar hook-length control protein FliK, translating to MQGLNQALSSLNSTTQVQNVSNKSDQNRPSSEQDSFHKMIENSVQEYENSQNSKNPQDEKSQTTTTTATTAQSTAEASQKSTKNIDNQNIKSPQNEFELVAQNSDEIMLENADFITLLALLDSQDGAMKTGISNIVSSNLNKFLSIEKNIQELKGAKNLEDLLNLSEKFNLGLSKIKITKDGIEALKSEFKNLNSKGFFSNIQTINNAINLNSITKKDIESTISKLENSDKNILSKLMLGQSVDINKDSKNTNLNDDEPKAQIKSESKIEPKPETKIDLKELLKDSTQKSKNILDEPMIDEKTQIKQATTEPKTDISNKTQSISSVDEYLANIMQKAIKESSEQSSKSLNESLNISSSSSETTSEKGSENFDNQNGSNQATKDIINMAKLDSKEPKAHLRQVFDNFATQLQEKISEYKPPITRFHLTLNPGNLGEVEVTLINRGSNLHINFNSNTQTMQLFMQHQAEFKASLVNMGFSELSMNFSDNANKEQNQNQGKRAKFNLEANEEEINQEETILEVILPKYF from the coding sequence ATGCAAGGTTTAAATCAAGCTCTATCAAGTTTAAATAGCACCACACAAGTCCAAAATGTATCAAATAAATCAGATCAAAACAGGCCATCAAGCGAGCAAGATAGCTTTCATAAAATGATTGAAAATAGCGTCCAAGAGTATGAAAATTCGCAAAATTCCAAAAATCCACAAGATGAAAAATCTCAAACGACCACCACAACTGCCACAACTGCCCAAAGCACGGCCGAAGCTAGCCAGAAATCTACTAAAAATATAGATAATCAAAATATCAAATCACCGCAAAATGAATTTGAGCTAGTAGCACAAAATTCAGATGAAATAATGCTTGAAAATGCTGATTTTATCACTTTGCTTGCTCTTTTGGACTCTCAAGATGGAGCGATGAAAACAGGAATTAGCAATATAGTAAGCTCAAATTTAAATAAATTTTTATCAATTGAGAAAAATATACAAGAGTTAAAAGGGGCTAAAAATTTAGAAGATTTACTAAATTTAAGTGAAAAATTCAATCTAGGATTAAGCAAGATTAAAATCACCAAAGATGGGATTGAGGCTCTAAAAAGCGAGTTTAAAAATTTAAATTCCAAAGGATTTTTTAGCAATATCCAAACGATAAATAACGCCATCAATCTAAATTCAATAACCAAAAAAGATATAGAAAGCACCATCTCAAAGTTAGAAAATAGCGACAAAAATATCCTAAGCAAATTAATGCTAGGTCAAAGCGTGGATATAAATAAAGATAGCAAAAATACAAATTTAAATGATGATGAGCCAAAAGCTCAAATAAAATCAGAGTCAAAAATTGAGCCAAAACCAGAGACGAAAATCGATCTAAAAGAGCTATTAAAAGATAGCACCCAAAAGAGCAAAAATATATTAGATGAACCTATGATAGATGAGAAAACTCAAATCAAACAAGCCACCACAGAGCCAAAAACCGATATCTCAAACAAAACTCAAAGCATATCTAGCGTTGATGAGTATCTAGCTAATATCATGCAAAAAGCTATCAAAGAAAGTAGCGAGCAAAGCTCAAAATCTCTCAATGAAAGCTTAAATATCTCATCAAGCTCTAGTGAGACAACCAGCGAGAAAGGCTCTGAAAATTTCGATAATCAAAATGGCTCAAATCAAGCAACCAAAGATATAATCAATATGGCAAAACTAGACTCTAAAGAGCCAAAAGCGCATCTTAGACAGGTTTTTGATAATTTCGCTACGCAATTACAAGAAAAAATCAGCGAATATAAGCCACCAATTACGAGATTTCACCTTACTTTAAATCCAGGAAATTTAGGTGAAGTGGAGGTTACGCTTATCAATCGTGGCTCAAATTTGCATATAAATTTCAACTCAAACACTCAAACAATGCAGCTTTTTATGCAGCATCAGGCTGAATTTAAAGCCAGTCTTGTCAATATGGGTTTTAGTGAGCTATCCATGAATTTTAGTGACAACGCAAACAAAGAGCAAAATCAAAACCAAGGAAAAAGAGCGAAATTTAACCTTGAAGCAAATGAAGAAGAGATAAATCAAGAAGAGACAATCTTGGAAGTTATCTTGCCAAAATATTTTTAG
- a CDS encoding flagellar hook-basal body complex protein translates to MMTAFYNGVNGVKTAEFGHNTIGNDISNINTVGYKSSTAEFKSLFYTTLRGASDSPVSSQIGLGTTKMATSLNFKQGNLQPTDKVFDMAIDGDGFFGLVGINGEQYFTRNGDFALDVNRDMVNRSGLYLLGTMANLSSTTLGQSALNKLGVVDGNVEAYTLPVGENVELNNVNAQTKINLPEVLYIPATPTTKVSYAGFLNSTIETEHQEVALNTQNLETQIDKDNNTITIVGNLHQTPEIHHPNSVSKDVKITITDQNGKSVEATTQTLENGAFVFSVDNAVAGLNLDGELTYEAIAVVLQEVATPQSFTTDIWAPNGDKNILQLEFTKQVPQGENIAFDALVSVLSPDGEMISVTQGELRYNERGALISNTLGAINNGGANLELNLGTPYDPNIPNSGFDGLRPAEQSNPELRVAKNGKSEGLLHEYTMSDSGDILAVFDNGDIATVAKVALYHFQNNQGLSKASENTYQASANSGDPIFYTNADGEIIYGAVIKNYTLEMSNVDLGVSLTDMIVMQKMFDASSKSITTADEMIKNAINLKR, encoded by the coding sequence ATGATGACGGCATTTTATAATGGCGTAAATGGCGTTAAAACAGCTGAATTTGGCCATAATACCATAGGAAATGATATCTCAAATATCAATACCGTAGGTTATAAATCCTCAACAGCAGAATTTAAATCGCTATTTTATACCACATTAAGAGGCGCATCTGACTCACCTGTAAGCTCTCAAATCGGCTTAGGCACGACGAAGATGGCTACATCTTTGAATTTCAAACAAGGGAACCTTCAACCTACTGATAAGGTCTTTGATATGGCTATAGATGGAGATGGGTTTTTTGGTTTGGTTGGCATTAACGGAGAGCAGTATTTTACCAGAAATGGTGATTTTGCCTTAGATGTAAATAGAGATATGGTAAATAGAAGCGGTTTGTATCTACTAGGGACTATGGCGAATTTAAGTAGCACTACCCTTGGGCAAAGTGCTTTAAATAAGCTTGGAGTTGTAGATGGCAATGTAGAGGCATATACCTTGCCAGTTGGCGAAAATGTAGAGCTAAATAATGTAAATGCTCAAACAAAAATAAATTTACCAGAGGTATTATATATCCCAGCCACACCCACTACCAAGGTGAGTTACGCAGGATTTCTAAACTCTACTATTGAGACAGAACACCAAGAAGTAGCGCTAAATACTCAAAATTTAGAGACTCAAATCGATAAGGATAACAATACTATAACAATCGTCGGCAATCTCCATCAAACGCCTGAAATTCACCATCCAAATTCAGTTAGCAAAGATGTGAAAATCACCATAACCGACCAAAATGGCAAGAGCGTTGAGGCTACAACGCAAACTCTTGAAAATGGTGCTTTTGTCTTTAGCGTAGATAATGCTGTGGCGGGATTAAATTTGGATGGTGAATTGACTTATGAGGCTATAGCAGTTGTCCTACAAGAAGTGGCGACCCCACAGAGCTTTACTACTGATATTTGGGCACCAAATGGGGATAAAAATATCTTACAACTTGAATTTACCAAGCAAGTCCCGCAAGGCGAAAATATCGCTTTTGATGCTTTGGTGAGTGTGCTTAGTCCAGATGGAGAGATGATTAGCGTCACTCAAGGTGAGCTAAGATACAATGAAAGGGGCGCTTTGATTAGCAATACTTTGGGTGCTATAAATAATGGTGGAGCAAATTTAGAGCTAAATTTAGGCACACCATATGATCCAAATATCCCAAATAGCGGTTTTGATGGTCTTCGCCCAGCCGAGCAGAGCAACCCAGAGTTGCGAGTAGCCAAAAATGGTAAATCCGAAGGCTTGCTTCATGAATACACTATGAGTGATAGCGGGGATATTTTGGCCGTTTTTGATAATGGGGATATCGCCACGGTAGCCAAAGTAGCACTATATCACTTCCAAAACAATCAAGGCCTAAGCAAAGCTAGCGAAAACACATATCAAGCCAGTGCCAACTCAGGCGATCCGATATTTTATACCAATGCTGATGGCGAGATAATTTATGGAGCTGTGATTAAAAACTATACTTTGGAGATGAGTAATGTGGATTTAGGTGTATCGCTAACTGATATGATCGTGATGCAAAAAATGTTTGACGCTAGCTCAAAATCCATAACAACCGCTGATGAGATGATAAAAAATGCTATAAATTTGAAACGATAA